Genomic DNA from Fodinicurvata sp. EGI_FJ10296:
CCAGCGCCTCGTCGTACAGGTAATCCGGTTGGCGCTGGCGGGTCAGCGCGGGCGACCGGCCGAAACCCAGCCGGTCGTAGACAAAGGCGCGACGCCCGGTGGCCGCGGCGATTGTTGCCGGGACATCCATCGCCCCCGATACCCATTGCCGCACGCTGCCCAGCCCTTCGTGAAGAAAGACCAGCGGCGCACGATCTCCGGCCGCCTCGGGCTCAACCCACTCGCCATACAGCCGCACGCCTGAAATATCCAGATCGACCGGCCGACGCCTAACGGCCGGTTCGGCTGACGTTAAACCCGCAGCATTCACGCCGTTGCCACTCCTCACCGTCTTTGATCTCGATAATCGGGTATCGCATATCGTCCCGCCTGCAAAAAGGACCATTCTTGCAGCCGTTCCAAATCAATCGCGGCGAGCATTCGTAGAAGTTCCAGCCCGCAGCAATGACATTCCTGCTTAAACTACTCGTAATGGTAGTGTATGACCGACGCCCGCCCCCTATGAGGGGGTTGACTTGGAAATCAACCATGATAGCGTAAAGCGGTTAGGTCGATGGATGTAAAGTTTTCACACAATGCGGGTGGAAAGCTGAAGCAAATTGCAGCCAACAATCCGGCGGCCTATGTGGAAATCCGCGCGAAGCTCGACGCAGTTCGAAACTTTGGATTGGCAACGGAACCACTGGTCGCAGTCATCGACAACACATATGAATTATATATACTGGAAGTACCATCCACCCCATTGTATATATTGTCAATTAACGACCCTGGATCTAATTTAATTGTTGTTGGCTTTATAAATCGAATACCGCCCTATAACAAGGGGATTTTGATACTGGCAGGTATCGCGGCCACAGAAATCAGTCTGAATCCTCGCAACATCGATCTGGTTCAGTGGATATAAGCCATGAAAGAGAAACCTGATAACTTCGTAGGTCTCGATGATGTCCATGAAACGATCATGGCAGAGTCACAGGAGGTCCGGGTTCTGTGGGATAGAACGGCAAAAAAGAGAAAATTTGCGCTTTTGTTGGCCGGCATCCGGAAAGAGGCCGGATTGAGCCAGCGAGACGTCGCCGACCGCGCGGGCTGGGGAAAGGCCTACGTCTCCAGGCTTGAAGGGGCGCAGGGCGGCATCCCCGAGATTGAAACGCTCGAACGCTTCTTTCGCGCTTGCGGCAGTGCGTTCGGTCTGGTCACCGGTTCGCCGGGAGCAAAAGGACATTTTCATGTCACCCATGCCATAACGATTTCTGGAACCGATGACATGCACCCGCAGGTATTCGAACGATTGGAAGAAATGGACCTCGACATCGACACCGAGAAAACGCCCGATCACATGTTGTCGTTTGAACGTTGACGAATGAAGTATGTTGACTTGATCGGACCCGGACTGGGCCTTGTCGGCGTGATCCTGCTTTCCTTTCCGGCAATCTATGCCGAAAAATACGGACGGCTCTTGGGCCGACTGAACAAACTCGACAAGCAACGCTTCTCCGATGCCGAGAGTGAGGCGCACGCCACGGCGCTCTCAGCCCTTGCGGACCATCGCGATCGTTGGACAAGGGGCAAAAGTCTGTGCCTATTTGCGGGTCTCGCTATGGCTGTCCTGTCGTATTTCATCGCGCTGATCGAGCGGCTCTGACACGACAGCCGGGGGCACAGCTCTCGTCTCCACCCCGCGGACTCCGGGGACTGAATCCCTGAATTCCGAACGGCCGCAAGTCGTTCTTGCAACTTCCGAAGAAGCTCCCTTACAGTCTACCGAAACGCGGGCACCAGAACAGGACCCGCAACTCCGGATCGCCGGGGGAATCGAACAAGAACGGCGGCGGCACCCCGCTGCGGCCGACGGGGGGAGGAAGCGGATGGCGCTGGGCGATCATGCCGCCAAGGATCCGGCCCGGCCGGCGGATCGGCAGGACGAGACGCCGATCCTGCGGGCCGATGCCATCAACCTGTCGTTCGGCGGCATTCATGCCCTGACCGATGTCAGTTTTCACGTCAGACAGGGCGAACTTTTCTCGATCATCGGCCCCAATGGCGCGGGCAAGACCTCGATGGTCAATTGCATTTCCGGACGCTACACGCCGACTTCGGGGACGATCGAGTTCCAGGGCAAGGACATCGGCCGGCTGCGGCCCAACGCCCGCGCCGATCTCGGCATCGGCCGCACCTTCCAGAACCTCGCGCTCTTCTCGCACATGTCCGTGCTCGACAATATCATGGTCGGGCGCCATCACCTGCTGAAGAACAATTTCCTGACCGGCTCGCTTTACTGGCTTACCGGCGCCAGAACCGAGGAACTCGCCCATCGCCGGGAGGTCGAGGACATCATCGACTTCCTGGAAATTCAGCATGTCCGCAAGGCAGTGGCCGGCACGCTTTCCTATGGACTGCGCAAGCGCGTTGAACTGGCCCGCGCGCTGGCCCTGAAGCCGAGTCTGATCCTTCTCGACGAGCCCATGGCCGGCATGAACCTCGAAGAAAAAGAGGACATGGCCCGGTTCATCATCGACATCAACGAGGAATGGGGTCTGTCGGTCATCATGATCGAGCACGACATGGGCGTGGTCATGGACATCTCGCACCGGGTCATGGTGCTGGATTTCGGCCGCAAACTGATCGAAGGCGAACCCGACGCGGTGATGGCCGACCCGCAGGTGCGCAATGCCTATCTGGGCGACGAGGAGGCGGCGCAATGACCGGCCCGTCCCTGCCCGATACCAAAACCCTGAACACGCTGCCCAAGCTGCTGGCCTACAACGCCCGGCACTGGCCGGACGAAACCGCGATGCGGGAAAAAGCGTTCGGCATCTGGAACGTGCTGAGTTGGCGTCAGGTCAATACCCGCGTCGCCGAAATGGCCCTGGCCATGCGCGCCCGGGGGATCGGGCAAGAGGACGTCGTCGGCCTGATCGGCGACAACCGTCCGGAATGGGTGATGGGCGAAATCGCCGCCCATGCCGTCGGCGCCATGAGTCTCGGCCTCTATCGGGATTCTCTGGACGACGAAATCGACTTTCTCGTCAATCAGGCTCAATGCCGCCTGATGATCGTCGAGGACGAAGAGCAGGTCGACAAACTGCTCAATATCGGCGATCGGCTGGATTGCGTCGAGACGATCGTCTACTGCGATCCGCGCGGCCTGCGCAAATATGACGATCCCCGCCTCATCGACCTGAAGGATTTTCTTGCCGCCGGGCGGCAGGTGCTGGACGGAGCGACCGATGCCTGGGACCGCATGGTCGCAGCCACCGATGGTGAAGCCGTCGCCATCCTGTGCACGACCTCCGGCACGACCTCGAAACCGAAAATGGCCATGCTGCGGTCGCGGGCGCTGATCGCGCATTGCGCGTCCTACCTGTCCGTCGACCCGAAGCTGCCCGAGGACGAATACGTATCCGTTCTGCCGCTGCCCTGGATCATGGAGCAGATCTACGCCCTGGGCATGGCCATGATCAGCCGGATGACCGTCAATTTCGTCGAGGAACCCGAGACGACGATGGCGGATATGCGCGAGATCGGGCCGACCTTCATCCTTCTGGCGCCGCGGGTGTGGGAAGGTATCGTCGCTGATGTTCGGTCCCGAATGATGGACTCCTCAGCGTTCAAGAACCGGATGTTCGATCTGGGAATGAAGCACGGGCTTCGGGCGCTCGACGCCGGTCGAACGTCGCCACTGGCGGACCTTCTGCTGTTCCGGGCGCTCAAGGACCGTCTGGGCTTCACCCGTCTTCGATCCGCGGCCACTGGCGGTGCCGCGCTCGGGCCGGAAACCTTCCGCTTCTTTCTGGCGATGGGCGTTCCGCTGCGCCAGCTGTACGGGCAGACCGAGCTGCTCGGCGCCTATACGATCCACCGGGGCGGCGATATCGACTTCGATACGGTCGGCCTGCCATTTGACGACAGCGTGTCGGTACGCATCGACAACCCCGATCCCAACGGCGTCGGCGAGATCGTGACAAAGCACCCGAACATGTTCGCCGGTTACTACAAGAACGAGGAAGCCACCCGCGAAGACATCAACGACGCCGGCGAAATGCATACCGGCGATGCCGGATACTTCAACGCCAAAGGCCATCTCGTCGTCATCGACCGGATCAAGGACCTCGCGGTCACGGTCAACGGCGACCGTTTCAGCCCCCAGTTCATCGAGAACAAGCTCAAATTCTCGCCATTCGTGGCCGAGGCCGTCATCCTTGGCCATGAACGCCCCTATCTGGCCGCCATGATATGCATCCGGTTTCCAATCGTCTCCAAATGGGCGGAGAAGAACAGGATTTCGTTTACCACCTACACCGATCTTTCGGCACGGGACGAGGTTTATTCCTTGCTGGAGGCCGAGGTCCGCAAAGTAAACGAGACGCTCCCGGCCGCGCAGCGAATCCGCAAATTCCTGTTGCTTTACAAGGAACTCGACGCGGATGACGGCGAGTTGACACGCACGCGCAAGGTCCGGCGCGGCGTCATCCACGAAAAATACGGCGACATCGTCGACGCCATGTACGCCGACGAGGCTGCAATCCCCGTCGATACGACGATCGCCTTTCAGGACGGCACGAAGCAACGCATCCGCACGACGCTCCGGGTCGTCGATCTGGATGCCGGCGGAGCGGCCCACGCGGCGCGGTCGGCGGCCGAATAACAGGGGGACGGGCGACCATGGATTTCTTCTTCCTGCTGCAGCTGCTGATCGTCGGCACCATCGTCGGCACCCTCTACGGTGTCGTCGCCATGTCGTTCGTGCTGATCTACAAGGCCTCGCATGTCGTCAATTTCGCCCAGGGAGAATTTCTGCTAATTGGCGCCTGGGTTTGCTGGTGGTTCCTGACCGAGTTTCAGTTGCCGTTCGTTTTCGGCTTTCTGTTCACGCTCGTATTCATGATGATCTTCGGCATGCTGCTTCAGGTGCTGGTGCTCAGGCCGATGATCGGCGAGCCGGTGATCTCGGTCATCATGGTCACGATCGGCCTGTCACTGTTCTTCCAGGCCCTGATGAAATGGATTTTCGGGACCACCGCCGAGCCGTTTCCGCCGATCTTCGAGTCCCGATACGTCGAACTGTTCGGCATCATCAATATTCAATCCGTCTATATCATGTCGATCGTCGTCAGCGGCCTGATCATGCTGTCATTTGCCTGGTTCTTCAAATATTCCCGCACCGGCCTCGCCATGCGGGCGACGGCCTTCGACCAGCAGGCGGCGCAGTCGATGGGCGTGTCCGTCAAACAGGTTTTCGCCATGGCCTGGGCGATTTCCGCGATGGTTTCCGCCGTGGCCGGCGTCGTCATGGGAGTGGTGAACGGCGTCAGCCATGCCCTGGCCTTCATCGGCATCAAGGTGTTTCCGGCCGTCATTCTCGGCGGTCTCGACAGCGTGGTGGGGGCGGTGATCGGCGGCCTGATCATCGGCCTGCTCGAAGCCGTGTCGCAGTTCATCGATGTCGAACTGGGATTGGGCATGAACCTTTATCAAGTTGCGCCGTTCTATGCCCTGATCATCATCCTGATGTTCAAGCCGTACGGCCTGTTCGGAACACGCGACATCGAGCGCATCTGATCTGAACGAAAGAAATGGGGGCACAGAGAAGCCCCATGATCGAACGTCTGAAACGGCGGTTCCGCGCGGAGCCGATCGAAAGACGAAGCAGGGGGCGGACGGGATGGCAGGTGTGCAGATGAGGCCGGCAGGCGATTTTCGGACCGGCTATGGCCGGGACACGACGATCTTCGACGACCGGGCCAGTTTCCTGACCGTCGTTATCCTGATCGCGATCGCCGCCTGCGCGCCGCTGCTGCTGAGTGGGTATGGCCTGAACCTGATGATCCAGATCGGCTATCTGGGCATCGCGGCGCTGGGATTGAACATCCTTGTCGGCTTTACCGGGCAAATCTCGATCGGCCACAGCGTGTTCTTCGGCTTCGGCGCCTTTGCCAGCGTCTTCATCCACCAGCGCACCGGCATCCCGGTCTTCTTCTGCATCCCGCTGGCCGGATGCTTCACCGCCGCCATCGGCCTGATCTTCGGCATCCCCGCCGCCCGCATCAAGGGGCTGTATCTTGCCATTGCCACTCTGGCGGCGCAGTTCATCCTGCAGGATTTCTTTGCCCGGGCCAGCTGGTTTACCGGCGGCGTGGCCGGCACTCTCGCCGATCCGGTCAGCATCTTCGGCTATCAGCTGATCGCCGACCAAACGTACTTCTATCTCGTCCTGGCTTATGTCGTCGTGATGTACGTTCTGGCGGCGAACCTGATGCGCACACGCGACGGCCGGGCGTTGATCGCCGTACGCGATCATTATCTGTCGGCCGAAATCATGGGCGTGAACCTGACGAAGTACCGGATCCTGTCCTTCGGCATCAGTTCATTTTACGCCGGCATCGGCGGCGCGCTGTACGCCCACTATCTGGGGTTCGTCTCGGTGGAAGCGTTCACCATTCTGTTTTCCATCCAGTTCCTGGGCATGATCATCATCGGCGGTCTCGGCTCGATCATGGGCACGCTCATGGGAACCGCGTTCATGGTGCTGCTTCCGGAAACCATGGATGCCATCGGGCGCGCCCTGACCGACACACCGATCGACACCGCGCTCAGCCTGCGGTCGAACATCGCCTTCCTGCAGGAAATGGCGATCGGCCTGGCCATCGTTCTTTTCCTGATCTTCGAGCCGGACGGGCTTGCCCATCGCTGGCGCCAGATCAAGGCGTACTGGAAGCTGTACCCGTTCTCGTATTAAGAGCACCATAGTCACAACCAGGGGCAAATCCCGACCGGCCGCGACCCGAGAACAACGGCCGGACACGAACTCGGAGGAAGACCACCATGAAACGACAGAAACTTCTCGGACTTGCGGCCGCTGGCGCCCTGTTGACCGCCGGAACGGCTCACAGCCAGGATATCGAGGTCGGCCACCTCGCCGACCTGACCGGCGCGACATCGGCCATCGGCGTCGAATACGCCCTGGGCGTGCGTCACGCCCTGGAATGGTTGAACGAACAGGGCGGCGTCGACGGCCGGCAGATCAACTTCGAAACGGTCGACTATTCCTATCAGGCCCCACGGGCGGTCTCGACCTATCGCCGCTGGGCGGGGCGCGGCGTCGTCTCGATCCTGGGATGGGGCACGGCCGATACCGAGGCGCTTGTCGACAGCGTGACACAGGACGAAATCCCCTATATCTCGGCCTCCTATGCCGGCACCCTGACCGACCCGACCGGGGACGCACCACGCTCGACCAAGGGCGCCCCCTACAACTTCTTCTATGGCCCCAGCTATTCCGACGCCTGCCGCGGTCTCGTCTCGTGGGCGGCCGACGATTGGGCGGAACAGGGCGAGGATCGCGCGCCGCGCTTCGTTCATATGGGCGCGAACCACCCGTTCCCGAACAGCCCCAAGGCCGCTTGCGCCGAATATGCTGAAGAACTCGGATTCGAGGTTTTGTCCGAGATCACGTATTCGCTGGCGCCGGAAGACTTCAGTTCGCAATGCCTGACGCTGAACCGCAACGAAGCCGACTACGCCTATATCGCCAACACGGTTGATTCCACGACGTCGCTTCTGAACGCCTGCGCGGGCGCCGAGGTCGATGTGCAGTTCCTGTCGGGTGTGTGGGGACTTGACGAGAACGTCATGCGATCCGCCGGACAGAACGCGGACGGTGTCGTTCTGGCGGTGCGAACCGGCGCGACCTGGACCGACACCGACGTGCCCGGCATCCAGCTGATCAACGAGATCTCCGATATGCAGGACGAGACCGGGGAAATGTACCGTCCGCTGTCCTATCTCGCCGGCGTGTGCGCCTCGATGTATATGGCCGAGGCAATGGAGATCGCTGCAGAGTCCGGCGATATCACAGGACCCGCCATCCGCGATGCCTTCTACGAGCGCAGCGACTGGGTACCGGAAGGCTTCGAAGGCGTCTGCCTGCCGTCCAACTGGTCGCCCGAAGACCATCGCGGCATGATGACGGTGCCGATCTACCGGGCCAGCGTCACCGAAGATGTTCAGGGCCGCGAGGTTCGCGAACTGATCGACGCCGGCGCGATGGAACTGCAGCACCTGACCACCGTCGAGTTGCCGCGCCGCGAGGAATGGCTCGGCTATTGAGCCGCAGCCGGTCGGACGACCGGTAACGGTTACCCGCTGATCGGGACCGGCGGCGCAATGCCGTCGGTCCCCGCCCGGAAGCGAGAGACGCATGACCGACATCGCCACCGCTACGGCGGCCCCGGATCCGCATGACGCCGGCAGCGGAGATCTGCTGGTCGTCAACAATGTCGAAGTCGTTTATGACGACGTCATTCTGGTGTTGCGCGGCCTGTCACTCAATGTCCCGAGGGGTGGGATCGTCGCCCTGCTGGGCGCGAACGGCGCGGGCAAATCGACGACACTGAAGGCCATTTCGGGCTTGTTGAAGACCGAAGACGGCGAGGTCACACGCGGCTCCATCGTCTATGACGGCCACGACATCACCGGCAATGATGCGGGCGCGATCGTGCGCCAGGGCATTTTTCAGGTCATGGAGGGCCGGCGCATTTTCGGCGACATGACGCCGGCGGAGAATCTGTGGCTGGGCGCCCATACCCGCCGGGACAAGGACATTCGCGCCGACATCGACATGGTCTATTCCTATTTCCCCAGGCTGCGCGAGCGCACCGGCCTTGCGGGCTATCTTTCCGGCGGCGAACAGCAGATGCTGGCGATCGGGCGGGCCCTGATGGCGCGGCCCCGGCTGATCCTGATGGACGAACCGTCGATGGGGCTGTCCCCCATGCTGGTGAAGGAAGTCTTCGAGATCATTCGGCAGTTGAATCAGGACCTCGGAATCACGATCCTGCTGGTCGAACAGAATGCCCGGATGGCCCTGCAATGCGCCGACTATGCCTATATCATGGAGAACGGCAAGGTCGTTCTGGACGGCGACGCCAAGGCGCTGATGGACAACGAGGACGTCAAGGAGTTCTATCTCGGCGGCGGCGGTGAGCAACGCAAGAGCTTCAAGAACATCAAGAGCTACAAGCGCCGCAAGCGGTGGCTTTGACGCCGAATCCGACGCCCGACCTTTCCCGCGACCTGAACATGAGGCACGACGCATGATGGCACCATTGGCCCTGCCGGAACCGGTGGCCGAGGCGCTGGGGCGCATGCTCGATCCGGCCCGGACCGGACAGGGGGCCGGGCAGGGGGCCATGATCGAGCGGTACCGCAACCGCCGCGAACCCGGCGCCGCCGGTCTGGTCTCCGACGCGGAACGCCGTGCCTATCTCCGCCACCGGTTTCCGGCAACATTTGCCGCCGTATCGGCCGCTCTGGCGACGATGCCGCCCGCTCTTGCGGCCGGGATCGCCGACGCCGTCGATCTGGGCGCCGGAACGGGGGCGTCAGCCGCCGCTGCGGCCGTGCGACTTCCGGGGCTGACGGCCATGACGATCATCGATTCCGATCGTGCCGCTCTGGCGCTCGCCGAACCGCTGGTCGCTGCGGCGAACCCGGATCTCGCGGTCACCACCCGCACGGCCGATGCTGCGGCCGGTCTGGCGCGGGTCCATTCGGGCGGCGCCGACCTCGTCATGGCGTCGTACCTTCTCAACGAACTTCCGGGCGACCGCGCCGACACGGTCACCGACGCGATGTGGCACAGCGCCCGCCGGGCGGTTCTGATCGTCGAGCCGGGCAGCCGCGTCGGATTCGCAGCGCTGATCCGCGCCCGGCAGCGGTTGATCGATCTCGGCGCCCGGCTACTCGCGCCCTGCCCGCATGTCCGGGCGTGCCCGATGGGAGAGCCGGGACAAGGCGACGACTGGTGCCACTTTCCGCTGGGCTACGACGATCCGTTCGAGGACCAACAGGGCCGATCGACCGAGAAGATCAGCTTCGTGCTGGCCATCCTGCCCTCGGATGAAACCGACGCCGACGGCATCGCATCCCCCGCCGACAACCGTATCGTCAAGGCGCCGATGCGGCGCACGGGCCATGTCGTGCTCGACCTCTGCACCCGAAGCGGTACGCTGGAGCGACGCACCGTCACCAGACGCCAGGGCAAGGACTACAAGGCCGCCCGCGCCGCCGACTGGGGCGATGCCTGGCCGGATACCCAAGCTGGCGACCTATCCGGGGGCCCATCCGATACCGAGGGAGATCCGTCATGACCACACCCACCCGACCCGGTGAGCAGGGCTCAGATATCCCCGGGCCCTTCGACGCAAGGGAAACGCGCGATCCGGCCGAGCGTGAGGCCGCGCAGTTCGCTGCCCTGGCTTCGCTGTTGGACCGGGCAAAGCAGAGCGTTCCCGCCTATGTCGATACCCTGGCCGACATCGACCCGGCCGCCGTCACTGACCGCGAAGGTTTGGCAGCACTGCCGCTGGTGCGGAAATCGGACCTGCCGGAGCGCCAGAGCCGGCATCCCCCCTTTGGCGGCATGACGGGCACAGCGACCTCGGCACTGGCGCGGATCTTCGCATCACCAGGGCCGATCTACGACCCCGAGGCGCACCGGACGGACTACTGGCGCACTGCCCGCGCTTTGCATGCCACGGGCATCCGGCCGGGCGACATCGTCCAGAACTGCTTTTCCTATCATTTCACGCCGGCCGGCTCGATGTTCGAAACCGGCGCCCATGCGCTCGGCTGCGCCGTCATCCCCGCCGGCGTGGGCAATACCGAGCTTCAGGCCCGGGCGCTCAACGACCTGGGGCCGCGCGCCTATGTCGGCACGCCCGACTTTCTCAAGACGATCCTGGAAAAGGTCGACGAGCTTGGCCTGGACGCGTCGTCGTTGACCCGCGCCCATGTCTCCGGCGGGCCGCTGTTCCCGGCGTTGCGCAGCTTTTACCAGGGCCGCGGCGTCACCTGCCTGCAAAGTTACGGCACCGCCGATATCGGCTTGATCGCCTATGAAACGCTGGGCCCGGACGGCATCAATCCGGGCCTTGTCGTCGACGAAGATGTGATCGTCGAGATCGTCCGGCCCGGCACCGGCGACCCGGTTCCGGCGGGCGAAGTTGGCGAGCTGGTGGTCACCACCCTCAATCCCGATTATCCGCTGATCCGGTTCGCCACCGGCGACATGTCGGCGGTACTGGACGCGCCCAGCCCTTGCGGCCGGACCAATATGCGCATCAAGGGCTGGATGGGCCGGGCCGACCAGACGACCAAGGTCAAGGGCCTGTTCGTTCATCCGTCGCAGGTGGCCCAGGTGCAGCGCCGGCACCCCGAACTTGCCCGCGTCCGGCTGGTCGTCAGCGGCGGTTCGGGCCCCGACGTCATGACGCTGAAGGCCGCGCTGAAAGACGCCGGGGCGCAGGACACTGCGCTGGCCGGAAATATCGCCGCGACGCTCCAGTCGGTCACCAATCTGCGCGGCACGGTCGAGATCGTCCCACTGGACGCCCTGCCCAATGACGGCAAGATGATCGACGACGCCCGATCCTATGGCGCCCGATCCGATGACGCTGGCAGCTGACGCGGAACCTACGTCGCCAGCATGTCGAGCACGAACGCGGCGCGCTGCCCGACCGGCACTTTCGGCAGTATGATCGTGTCGTAGCCCAGCGATGGATAGACATCCAGAAGCCGCTCGTATTCCGCCACGGCGCTGTCCAGATCGTGCTGACGGTCGGCATCTTTGCGGTAAATCTCCGGCCATGGCGGCGTCAGGAACACGCGCCTGTTGTATCGGTGGGAATGCGCCAGCGCATCCAGGGCCGGTTCGCCGGTCGCGTGCTGCAGCGCGGCCGCCGCGTCGATCAGCCCGCGATCGAAGAACACCCAGCCCTCCCCTTTTATCGACTGCGCACGGTCGTCAATTGCCATAGCCATGGCGCGGCGGGCGAAAGCCGCCAGATCGACCCATGGCAGGGCCGTCCCGCCGCTCTTGCGCTCGGCATCGATGACGCGGCGCCCCGGCTCGTCCACGACGGCGTATCCGCGGCGCGCCAGTTCCATCAGTAGCGTGGATTTGCCGCCGC
This window encodes:
- a CDS encoding helix-turn-helix transcriptional regulator, which codes for MKEKPDNFVGLDDVHETIMAESQEVRVLWDRTAKKRKFALLLAGIRKEAGLSQRDVADRAGWGKAYVSRLEGAQGGIPEIETLERFFRACGSAFGLVTGSPGAKGHFHVTHAITISGTDDMHPQVFERLEEMDLDIDTEKTPDHMLSFER
- a CDS encoding ABC transporter ATP-binding protein, whose translation is MALGDHAAKDPARPADRQDETPILRADAINLSFGGIHALTDVSFHVRQGELFSIIGPNGAGKTSMVNCISGRYTPTSGTIEFQGKDIGRLRPNARADLGIGRTFQNLALFSHMSVLDNIMVGRHHLLKNNFLTGSLYWLTGARTEELAHRREVEDIIDFLEIQHVRKAVAGTLSYGLRKRVELARALALKPSLILLDEPMAGMNLEEKEDMARFIIDINEEWGLSVIMIEHDMGVVMDISHRVMVLDFGRKLIEGEPDAVMADPQVRNAYLGDEEAAQ
- a CDS encoding long-chain fatty acid--CoA ligase: MTGPSLPDTKTLNTLPKLLAYNARHWPDETAMREKAFGIWNVLSWRQVNTRVAEMALAMRARGIGQEDVVGLIGDNRPEWVMGEIAAHAVGAMSLGLYRDSLDDEIDFLVNQAQCRLMIVEDEEQVDKLLNIGDRLDCVETIVYCDPRGLRKYDDPRLIDLKDFLAAGRQVLDGATDAWDRMVAATDGEAVAILCTTSGTTSKPKMAMLRSRALIAHCASYLSVDPKLPEDEYVSVLPLPWIMEQIYALGMAMISRMTVNFVEEPETTMADMREIGPTFILLAPRVWEGIVADVRSRMMDSSAFKNRMFDLGMKHGLRALDAGRTSPLADLLLFRALKDRLGFTRLRSAATGGAALGPETFRFFLAMGVPLRQLYGQTELLGAYTIHRGGDIDFDTVGLPFDDSVSVRIDNPDPNGVGEIVTKHPNMFAGYYKNEEATREDINDAGEMHTGDAGYFNAKGHLVVIDRIKDLAVTVNGDRFSPQFIENKLKFSPFVAEAVILGHERPYLAAMICIRFPIVSKWAEKNRISFTTYTDLSARDEVYSLLEAEVRKVNETLPAAQRIRKFLLLYKELDADDGELTRTRKVRRGVIHEKYGDIVDAMYADEAAIPVDTTIAFQDGTKQRIRTTLRVVDLDAGGAAHAARSAAE
- a CDS encoding branched-chain amino acid ABC transporter permease — encoded protein: MDFFFLLQLLIVGTIVGTLYGVVAMSFVLIYKASHVVNFAQGEFLLIGAWVCWWFLTEFQLPFVFGFLFTLVFMMIFGMLLQVLVLRPMIGEPVISVIMVTIGLSLFFQALMKWIFGTTAEPFPPIFESRYVELFGIINIQSVYIMSIVVSGLIMLSFAWFFKYSRTGLAMRATAFDQQAAQSMGVSVKQVFAMAWAISAMVSAVAGVVMGVVNGVSHALAFIGIKVFPAVILGGLDSVVGAVIGGLIIGLLEAVSQFIDVELGLGMNLYQVAPFYALIIILMFKPYGLFGTRDIERI
- a CDS encoding branched-chain amino acid ABC transporter permease — its product is MAGVQMRPAGDFRTGYGRDTTIFDDRASFLTVVILIAIAACAPLLLSGYGLNLMIQIGYLGIAALGLNILVGFTGQISIGHSVFFGFGAFASVFIHQRTGIPVFFCIPLAGCFTAAIGLIFGIPAARIKGLYLAIATLAAQFILQDFFARASWFTGGVAGTLADPVSIFGYQLIADQTYFYLVLAYVVVMYVLAANLMRTRDGRALIAVRDHYLSAEIMGVNLTKYRILSFGISSFYAGIGGALYAHYLGFVSVEAFTILFSIQFLGMIIIGGLGSIMGTLMGTAFMVLLPETMDAIGRALTDTPIDTALSLRSNIAFLQEMAIGLAIVLFLIFEPDGLAHRWRQIKAYWKLYPFSY
- a CDS encoding ABC transporter substrate-binding protein, whose translation is MKRQKLLGLAAAGALLTAGTAHSQDIEVGHLADLTGATSAIGVEYALGVRHALEWLNEQGGVDGRQINFETVDYSYQAPRAVSTYRRWAGRGVVSILGWGTADTEALVDSVTQDEIPYISASYAGTLTDPTGDAPRSTKGAPYNFFYGPSYSDACRGLVSWAADDWAEQGEDRAPRFVHMGANHPFPNSPKAACAEYAEELGFEVLSEITYSLAPEDFSSQCLTLNRNEADYAYIANTVDSTTSLLNACAGAEVDVQFLSGVWGLDENVMRSAGQNADGVVLAVRTGATWTDTDVPGIQLINEISDMQDETGEMYRPLSYLAGVCASMYMAEAMEIAAESGDITGPAIRDAFYERSDWVPEGFEGVCLPSNWSPEDHRGMMTVPIYRASVTEDVQGREVRELIDAGAMELQHLTTVELPRREEWLGY
- a CDS encoding ABC transporter ATP-binding protein, with product MTDIATATAAPDPHDAGSGDLLVVNNVEVVYDDVILVLRGLSLNVPRGGIVALLGANGAGKSTTLKAISGLLKTEDGEVTRGSIVYDGHDITGNDAGAIVRQGIFQVMEGRRIFGDMTPAENLWLGAHTRRDKDIRADIDMVYSYFPRLRERTGLAGYLSGGEQQMLAIGRALMARPRLILMDEPSMGLSPMLVKEVFEIIRQLNQDLGITILLVEQNARMALQCADYAYIMENGKVVLDGDAKALMDNEDVKEFYLGGGGEQRKSFKNIKSYKRRKRWL
- a CDS encoding small ribosomal subunit Rsm22 family protein, with protein sequence MMAPLALPEPVAEALGRMLDPARTGQGAGQGAMIERYRNRREPGAAGLVSDAERRAYLRHRFPATFAAVSAALATMPPALAAGIADAVDLGAGTGASAAAAAVRLPGLTAMTIIDSDRAALALAEPLVAAANPDLAVTTRTADAAAGLARVHSGGADLVMASYLLNELPGDRADTVTDAMWHSARRAVLIVEPGSRVGFAALIRARQRLIDLGARLLAPCPHVRACPMGEPGQGDDWCHFPLGYDDPFEDQQGRSTEKISFVLAILPSDETDADGIASPADNRIVKAPMRRTGHVVLDLCTRSGTLERRTVTRRQGKDYKAARAADWGDAWPDTQAGDLSGGPSDTEGDPS
- a CDS encoding AMP-binding protein codes for the protein MTTPTRPGEQGSDIPGPFDARETRDPAEREAAQFAALASLLDRAKQSVPAYVDTLADIDPAAVTDREGLAALPLVRKSDLPERQSRHPPFGGMTGTATSALARIFASPGPIYDPEAHRTDYWRTARALHATGIRPGDIVQNCFSYHFTPAGSMFETGAHALGCAVIPAGVGNTELQARALNDLGPRAYVGTPDFLKTILEKVDELGLDASSLTRAHVSGGPLFPALRSFYQGRGVTCLQSYGTADIGLIAYETLGPDGINPGLVVDEDVIVEIVRPGTGDPVPAGEVGELVVTTLNPDYPLIRFATGDMSAVLDAPSPCGRTNMRIKGWMGRADQTTKVKGLFVHPSQVAQVQRRHPELARVRLVVSGGSGPDVMTLKAALKDAGAQDTALAGNIAATLQSVTNLRGTVEIVPLDALPNDGKMIDDARSYGARSDDAGS
- a CDS encoding AAA family ATPase encodes the protein MDNFVVVSGCSGGGKSTLLMELARRGYAVVDEPGRRVIDAERKSGGTALPWVDLAAFARRAMAMAIDDRAQSIKGEGWVFFDRGLIDAAAALQHATGEPALDALAHSHRYNRRVFLTPPWPEIYRKDADRQHDLDSAVAEYERLLDVYPSLGYDTIILPKVPVGQRAAFVLDMLAT